The segment tccgaTAGTGATCACTGTCGGTGACGTGTAAAAAACGTTATAAATTTCTCTGAAATATATTTTCCATGCGTTGAAACAATACGTGAAGCTAATCTTTAATTAACCATAATAGTAatcgtaattataattataataataataataaattacaatgacaataaaacgtgattaatttattaatttttaatcttaacaTTTTAAAGACCAGTCGGATTTTCCATTtccatattaaaaaaaatacaacaatAAGAGGCACAGGTACTAAGTATGAATGTATGTCTTTCTGAGGGAAGAGTAAGCAGTCAGGAGTAGGCTATCGGTCGTAACGGTAAACCTAATCCGGTCCGGGACAAGGTAGTGCAGTCTTTCGAGTACACTCGACCCTTTCAGATCACTCGTGGACCACAGGTGTTTTTTTGTGACCTATATTCACCGTATTACCTACTCGACAGTTGGAAAAAGTCAAAACCTGGGATAAATATCACCCGAAATTGTCAAACGTTCGATTAAACTGTAGGTGTGATAGGATAGAAGGTCAATAAGTTGGATCCGTATGaagaattgttgaaaaaaaaataataattattatttaagtgttTCAGACAAgtgtaagttaattaataatgctATCGCAGCATGAGGCAGTCGTCGTGAGGAATGGAGTGAAGAAATACGGCTGTGGTAAACCGATTCTGGATCAACTGAACATGTCAGTGTCACGAGGTTCCATGTGAGTGACACgcggaaataaatttaacggtttattttatagttattgttatttttattgggcttatattaatttatttattattttatttaattagatatGGACTGTTGGGAGCCAGTGGATGCGGAAAGACGACATTGCTGTCCTGCATCGTGGGAATCAGCTCACTTGACAGCGGAGAAATCTTTGCACTCGGTGGACATCCGGGCAGCAAGTCGTCATCAGTGCCGGGTCCTAAAGTTGGTTTTATGCCGCAGGAAATATCTCTTGTTAAAGAATTCACTCTTCTTGGTGCGCTGCATTACTTTGGGCGTATTAATGGAGTTAAAGATGACGTTATTGAAGAGCGACATATTTTTCTTGCCGAACTACTCCAGCTGCCGCCAAAGAATCGGCTCGTCAAGCACATGAGCGGTGGACAACAGCGCAGGGTTTCATTTGCTTGTGCTCTGATTCACGAGCCAGAGCTTCTGATCCTCGATGAGCCCACGGTGGGGTTGGATCCGATTCTGCGTGAAAATATTTGGGATTTTCTTGTCAATCTGACGAGACGCAAAGGAGTGACGGTTATTATAACTACGCATTATATTGAAGAGACGAAGCTTGCTGACAAAATAGGTCTCTTGAGACATGGAAAAATGTTGGCTGAAATGTCGCCAAATAAATTGCTGGCAAAGTGCCGGTGTGATACTCTCGAAGAAGCTTTTTTGATGCTCAGTCAGAAGCAGAATGACACCGAGGAAGAACGAAGACGCAGTCAAATTAATGGGGACATTGAGTGTCTTACAGAATTGGAAGAAATTTCCCATTATGGTCTAGATCTAAACGGTAATGAAGCCAGAAGACAGTCAGCTAATGGATACCCAAGATCTCCAGTGAGCTGCTATTCATATCccgttgaaaataaaataaataataaaatacgttGGCGTAGATTTCAAGCcctcattattaaaaattttctacaatttaTCCGTCACCCAGGCGGCATATTATTCGCGCTAATTTTTCCCATGCTCCaggttaatatttttttcaatgcaatcGGTCGCGACCCTCAGAACCTCAGCATAGCAGTTGTAAATTACGAAGCAGGAAATTGTCATGCTGGAAAATATCTCGGACGAGTTGATTACTCTGAGGAAAATCACTGCGAGTTTGTTGACATAAGCTGTCGTTTTCTCGACGGTTTTCAGCGTACGattgctaaaaataaattttacggtGACATAAACACCGCGATTGATTCTGTTAGGCACGGAGAGACTGTCGGTGCATTGTTcattggtaaaaatttttctcttgcgTTGCGCGAACGTCTTGAGTACTTGGGAGCACAGGAAATAAATAGCGGTGACATTGACGTGACCCTTGACATGGGAAACCGCCAAATTGGActctttattgaaaaaaatatatacagtaaatttgaaattatttacagtgaCATCCTTGAAGAATGTAATTTACCGCGAAGATTAATGAACCCgccattaaaatttgaaaagccCATTTTTGGTGACAAAAATCAAAAGTACTCGACATTTATGGCGCCAGGGTTTTTGCTAACACTGACTTTTTTTCTTGCAACTTCAGTTTCCTCATCAATTATTATTGCAGATCGACATGAAGGAGTTTGGAACAGAAGTCTTGTTCAAGGTGTCAAAACATCTGAGATTTTAATCTCTCATTTACTGACACAGATAACAGTTATCATTGTCCAAGTGACCGTCACAACCGTAATTGCCTTCGTCCAGTACAGTCTTGACTGTCGTGGATCACTTGCCGTCGTGATTCTTCTAATATTTCTCATGGGTATCTGCGGCATGTGCTACGGCTTCCTAGTGTCCGTCATGTGCACGTCACACACAATCGCCAACTACATTACCACTGGTAGTTTTTATCCAGTAATTCTTCTCTGTGGGTGCATTTGGCCGATTGAGGGAATGCCGAATGTCTTGCAGTGGATCAGCTTTATCATGCCGACGACGATCCCCGGACTTGCTATCAGGAGTATAATCGACAAAGGACACGACATTGGTAATCCTCAAGTGTATCAAGGATTCCTGGTCGTTGCAGGCTGGACAATTATTCTCGTACTTTTGTGTTTTCTCGGAATGCGCACGAAAAAATcttagatttaattaaattaatcacttAGCTGAGTTTAACTTCTAGTCAATGCCCGAAGGAAGTGTTGTATTTgtaaatgtaataattattgttattaatatatatatataaatataaatatatgatatggataataaaaaataaggaaattatactcaattaattaattattattattattatctatttataCAATTCATCATATAcatatttagtttatttaaatagtaattattctaATCACGTGTAATGACATATCAGTTAAATGCTACTTTGGCTGCGCAtcacgataaaaataaaatagtaatacacgataattcattttttattttaacaactgACTATTCtccagtaattttattaaatttttttttcattattgtaTCGGTGAAATTGTAAAAGACTTCAGTcgcaaagaaaataaaatcctcTTGCTCATAAACTATttcttctttatattttaGTGCACCGTAATTAACTCTatgtacaattaaatttttattatttacttaaaatattaatttacaaaataaaatatatatataatatatatatgataatttttctataatacattgttttataaaaaaataaattgcttcCGCAATACTTGCCGgtgatgtaataaataaattaaattagataacagtataattttgataaatctaaaaataaatactaattattaaataaataaataacaagcaataattgtaatttataagattaataaatctataaatGTGCATTCAGTCTTAATCGAGTGGATGCAGcgtaacatattttttatttaaaaaaaaaaaaattatactaaaatttattttgataaaataattaaattttgtcactaaaaattttaagggcaCTGTCCCCCACTTTGTAAAAATTTGCAATTActcaactgtcataaccgtattaaaattttattaattaattaaaaaaaaattacgtacaATTGTCATCAATTAAGAgtcaaacgaaattttttgaataaattttaccctacaaaattaatatgaagattttaccgaaatttatttttcgaatttcgtttaactccgaATTGATATCAACAgtccgtaatttttttttactctctatCTCAGCAAAATCGTccgtttttcaattaatgctttaatttttttttaattaattgataaaattttgacagttgatccattgaaaatttttaaaaaatggcgggcactgtctgagaatgcccttaatcaattaattaattaacctgttagttagttaattaattaaataaattaacactaACCGCTACGTATTGCGACTGCAGTTCTTTACTAAAATTGAAGTATTGTCCATATTATTTAGACACATCTCTCGGTTACTATTgtagttgttgttgttattgttgttgttgtttctGTCAGTGTTATTAGTATTGACAGGTTTATAATTAATGCAAGATATGCCACTACAATTATCAATAGCgtaagatttattatttttatcagcaaGAAGACAGCAGCCACATCCAACGAGATCAGCAGCAACAAGACGGTTAACTATCTGTCTTACAGTAGGCATGCAGGTCTTGTTGCTCCCTGAAAACACATACCACATGCTAAATCAGAAAAACAATTCTTCTCCGCAATCATTCccttcaatttattattattcattttatttaactatctATTGTtctattactttatttgataaatatttaattatttattattatagattgCGCAGAATTTTTTACAGGATTCTAAAATCCTCTAAACATTCGtatcaattaaaatcaattccagtgataaaaattcaacGGTCATTTAAATccttacactgtaaaatattttcagagtgaattcggagtaaatgcggagcgGGTGACtgggtatttatttaatcggaGTAAAATCCACTTCGAACTGAGTTTATTTTGATATCAAAACTCGGGATCGTACCGAATaaggatttaaattaaatgcacATCCGTATgcggaataattttttctaaaactctAGAGCTCTGAAtgttggagtaaattttaatttaaataaaattcgaattcactcctgattttttacagtttatacactgagaaataaatagtatttagaaataattttattgacaagaattatttactataaataatgtcaggtgaaaatttaataaattcagtgaagtagaatttaataaataaattttttcccataaaaaaatcaaaatattcaataaaaaaagttttattttctcagtgtattttgataaaagttatttttttttttttaatatttttactataaaaaaatgtttaaaaaattcactaaTTAGACAATAGTATAATAAAGATTAAagtaattactaaaaaatataaaagcaaCTAAATCTACGTAGTGCAATTGCCGTGCAAAATACCAAAGCGTACAAGCTATTAAAAATGCAAgagcagaaaaatatttatagattcaatagtttaaaaaatttgagtttttcttctttcttttagtttaagtaagtaagtaattaattaattaaattaattaattgtataatGGAAGCTCCACTGTGTGACTCcgataaaactttttatcttaaatctatgaacaatttataatattaatatatatattaaacggattgataaaatattctcAAGTATAACGATTgtcttatcaataaaaaataaaaaataaattattatcgatTGGCTTCAAGTTCcgtgttttttaaagttcttttacttgtttttttttttaattaattaataccgGAATAACTAGAGGGACTAGAGCATTCCAGTATAAATCCTTAGCTACAAAGCCGTCTCCCTGTCGCTGACAATCTTCAAACCGTGTTTAccgattataaatttaactgtATCGGTT is part of the Microplitis mediator isolate UGA2020A chromosome 11, iyMicMedi2.1, whole genome shotgun sequence genome and harbors:
- the LOC130678055 gene encoding ABC transporter G family member 20-like; translated protein: MLSQHEAVVVRNGVKKYGCGKPILDQLNMSVSRGSIYGLLGASGCGKTTLLSCIVGISSLDSGEIFALGGHPGSKSSSVPGPKVGFMPQEISLVKEFTLLGALHYFGRINGVKDDVIEERHIFLAELLQLPPKNRLVKHMSGGQQRRVSFACALIHEPELLILDEPTVGLDPILRENIWDFLVNLTRRKGVTVIITTHYIEETKLADKIGLLRHGKMLAEMSPNKLLAKCRCDTLEEAFLMLSQKQNDTEEERRRSQINGDIECLTELEEISHYGLDLNGNEARRQSANGYPRSPVSCYSYPVENKINNKIRWRRFQALIIKNFLQFIRHPGGILFALIFPMLQVNIFFNAIGRDPQNLSIAVVNYEAGNCHAGKYLGRVDYSEENHCEFVDISCRFLDGFQRTIAKNKFYGDINTAIDSVRHGETVGALFIGKNFSLALRERLEYLGAQEINSGDIDVTLDMGNRQIGLFIEKNIYSKFEIIYSDILEECNLPRRLMNPPLKFEKPIFGDKNQKYSTFMAPGFLLTLTFFLATSVSSSIIIADRHEGVWNRSLVQGVKTSEILISHLLTQITVIIVQVTVTTVIAFVQYSLDCRGSLAVVILLIFLMGICGMCYGFLVSVMCTSHTIANYITTGSFYPVILLCGCIWPIEGMPNVLQWISFIMPTTIPGLAIRSIIDKGHDIGNPQVYQGFLVVAGWTIILVLLCFLGMRTKKS